One segment of Natronosalvus halobius DNA contains the following:
- a CDS encoding DUF7544 domain-containing protein: protein MYAIDDLGDAIDVTRNRLTPIDASTWLKLALVLFFIGGATFGGPGAPSTGTDTAPEGATEIDSFADLEAEYESQVSDGPPFETVLYAVAALVVALLILWLLYVLVGSIMEFVFIESLRTDAVQVRRYTRSHLGDGLRLFGFRLALLLAVLVPLLVPIWFVVASATEFSAGLAALGALYVFGAIVLGLAYALVNRFTTIFVTQIMVLEDRGVLASWSRFLPTLRSNLAEYAVYVILVWILQLVVSFGYGILAAIVAVVVAIPFVIVGAIFVVVGGPALYLAAVVAVVGLLCIFLATLVLRVPIDSYFRYYGFLLLGDTSPDLDLIPERRSAVRAGGPVGPGSGSSGGPDGDDWNDSGSWDDDADDGWRFDSESEDDTGRLDSGRDDDEDQDQDRDRGW from the coding sequence ATGTACGCAATCGACGATCTCGGCGATGCGATCGACGTCACACGAAACCGACTGACGCCGATCGACGCCAGCACGTGGCTCAAACTGGCGCTCGTCCTGTTTTTCATCGGTGGGGCTACCTTCGGTGGACCGGGAGCACCCTCGACCGGCACGGACACCGCGCCAGAGGGGGCGACCGAAATCGACTCCTTCGCGGATCTCGAGGCCGAATACGAGTCCCAAGTCAGCGACGGTCCCCCGTTCGAAACGGTGCTGTACGCCGTCGCCGCCCTCGTCGTCGCCTTGCTAATCCTCTGGCTCCTCTACGTGCTCGTCGGATCTATCATGGAGTTCGTCTTCATCGAATCGCTCCGAACGGACGCCGTCCAGGTCAGGCGGTACACACGGAGCCACCTCGGGGACGGCCTGCGGCTGTTCGGCTTTCGACTCGCCTTGCTGCTCGCGGTACTCGTTCCCCTCCTCGTCCCGATCTGGTTCGTGGTGGCGAGCGCGACCGAGTTCTCGGCGGGACTCGCCGCCCTCGGCGCCCTGTACGTCTTCGGCGCGATCGTCCTGGGGCTCGCGTACGCGCTCGTCAATCGCTTCACCACGATCTTCGTCACCCAGATCATGGTACTCGAGGACCGCGGGGTGCTTGCCTCCTGGAGCCGGTTCCTGCCGACGCTCCGCTCGAACCTGGCGGAGTACGCGGTCTACGTGATCCTGGTGTGGATCTTGCAGCTCGTGGTGAGCTTCGGCTACGGGATCCTGGCTGCCATCGTCGCCGTGGTCGTCGCGATTCCGTTCGTGATCGTGGGGGCAATCTTCGTCGTCGTCGGCGGCCCGGCTCTCTACCTCGCGGCCGTCGTCGCCGTCGTCGGCCTCCTCTGTATCTTCCTGGCTACGCTCGTGCTTCGCGTTCCCATCGACTCGTACTTCCGGTACTACGGCTTCCTCCTGCTCGGTGACACGAGCCCGGACCTCGATCTGATCCCCGAGCGCCGGAGCGCGGTTCGGGCGGGCGGACCGGTTGGCCCCGGCTCCGGGTCGAGTGGCGGACCCGACGGCGACGACTGGAACGACTCGGGTTCGTGGGACGACGATGCCGACGACGGCTGGCGGTTCGACAGCGAAAGTGAGGACGACACCGGGCGGCTCGACAGCGGACGTGACGACGACGAGGACCAGGACCAGGACCGCGACCGCGGCTGGTAA
- a CDS encoding RIO1 family regulatory kinase/ATPase, producing MDIRQLARGTVEWDRLERVVRTLADRYDLADVRVDFFEANNWLSTPCVLDDEYFVKIVSRQNALVHGLLTTGRNVGAFSSGTEGFFDRFETPREMVEHEFEATRRMREIGLNAPRPIDAFEVNGLGVLVLEYLPDFHSLDELTDEEIRDVSSTLFGMLRTLHDHGLAHGDLRAENVLLLEGDLYFIDATSVNEGRIRETRAYDLACALAMLEPRIGARAAVAAAASVYDAETLLSARSFLDFVRLRPDHEFDSTQLRSEVEKVADIGYPGDG from the coding sequence ATGGACATCCGCCAGCTCGCTCGCGGTACGGTCGAGTGGGATCGACTCGAACGAGTCGTCCGGACCCTGGCGGACCGATACGACCTCGCAGACGTTCGCGTCGACTTCTTCGAGGCCAACAACTGGCTCTCGACGCCGTGCGTGCTCGACGACGAGTACTTCGTCAAGATCGTCTCGCGACAGAACGCCCTCGTTCACGGACTGTTGACCACCGGGCGCAACGTCGGCGCGTTCTCCTCGGGAACGGAGGGTTTTTTCGACCGATTCGAGACGCCTCGCGAGATGGTCGAACACGAGTTCGAGGCGACCCGACGAATGCGCGAGATCGGTCTCAACGCACCGCGTCCGATCGACGCCTTCGAGGTCAACGGCCTCGGCGTCCTCGTCCTGGAGTACCTTCCCGACTTTCACTCGCTCGACGAACTCACGGACGAGGAGATCCGCGACGTTTCCTCGACGCTCTTCGGAATGCTCCGAACGCTCCACGACCACGGACTCGCCCACGGTGACCTCCGGGCGGAGAACGTCCTCCTGCTCGAGGGGGACCTCTACTTCATCGACGCGACGAGCGTGAACGAGGGTCGGATTCGCGAAACGAGAGCGTACGACCTCGCCTGTGCGCTCGCGATGCTCGAGCCGCGAATCGGGGCTCGAGCAGCCGTTGCCGCGGCCGCGAGCGTCTACGACGCGGAGACGCTGCTGTCGGCGCGGTCCTTCCTCGATTTCGTCAGGTTGCGCCCGGATCACGAGTTCGACTCGACGCAGTTGCGAAGCGAGGTCGAGAAGGTCGCCGACATCGGGTATCCCGGTGACGGCTGA